GGGTTCGCCGCCGCCTGCGTGGGCTCCTCGGCCGACGCGGCGGTGCACGACGCGGCGACCGCGCTGGCGTGGACCGCCCTCGACGTCGTGGCCGAACGCGGTGTGTCCGGCGTCACGCACCCGTAACATCCGTCGTCCACACTTCGCTCACCGTCGAGATTCGGAGCACACGTGATCCACGAACCACCCGGTGCGCCCGCAGTGCACACCGACGCCCACGGCGTCCAGAAGAGCCGTCTCGTCAAGACGCTGCGCCGCGGCGACATCGTCCTGTTCATCGTCGCCGCCGTCATCAGCGCGGACAGCATCGCCGTCCTCGCCGCCGGTGGTCCCGAGGGGCTGGTGTGGTCGGCCTTCATCGGCGTCGCGTTCCTCGTCCCCTCGGCGTTCGTCTTCGCCGAGACGTCCTCGACGTACCCGGAGGAGGGCGGGCCCTACCAGTGGGTCCGCCGTGCGTTCGGCAAGACCTGGGCATCGGTCGCGGTCATCATGTACTGGATCACCAACCCCATCTGGCTCGGCGGCTCCCTGGCGTTCATCGCCGGTTCGGTGTGGTCGGAGTACGTGGTCACCACGTCCGGCGCGGGCGACTTCGTCGTCAAGCTCGTGTTCGTGTGGGTCGCGATCCTGCTGGCCATCGTCAGCCTCAAGCGCGGCAAGGTGCTCATCAACATCGGCGCCTACGCCAAGCTGTTCGTCCTGCTGAGCCTCACCGTCACGGCGCTGGTCCACGTCGCCCAGCACGGGACCGCCGGGGTCGACTGGTCGGCGGCCACGCCCACCGCGGCCGGGTTCCTGGCCATCGTCCCCGTGGCGCTGTTCGCCTTCGTCGGCTTCGAGGCGCCCAGCGCGGCGTCGGAGGAGATGCACGACCCGCAGAAGGACACCCCCGCGGCCATCGCCCGGGGTGCCGGGATCACCCTGCTCGCCTACCTCGCCCCGGTGCTCGCGATCCTCCTGGTCACCCCCGCGGACCGGACCGCCGACGCCGGGGTCATGCAGGCGATCGGGCAGAGCTACTCCGTCTTCGGCGCCGCCTCCGGGCCGCTCCTGACGATCACCGGGCTCGCCTTCGTGTACGCCCTGATGACGCAGGGCAGCGCCTGGATGATCGCCACCGACCGCATGCAGGCGGTCGCCGCCGGGGACGGCGCCTTCTTCACCCGCGCGCTCGGGGAGTTCTCCCGCCGTCTCGGTACGCCCGTCCGGATGAACGTCCTGTCCGGTCTGGTCGGCACGGTCTTCCTCGTCGCAGCGACGCTGCTGGTGCACGGGACGGCCGCCAGCATCTTCGGCGTCGTCCTGACCCAGGCGGTCTCGACGCTGCTCATCAGCTACGTCGTCATCGTGCCCGCCATGATCCGGCTGCGGCTCGTCGACGACGTCCCGCGCCCCTACCAGGTCCCGGGCGGGCGCCGCGGCTACACCGTGCTCGCCGTCGTCGTCTACGCCTTCATCCTGCTCGGGTCGATCGCCGCCGTCGTGCCCGGCGTCCTGGAGAGCCTGCTCGGCATCGACTACGACTTCCTCGAGGAGTGGGGCGTCAGCCGCACCAGCTTCGAGGTGTTCACCGTCGGCACGCTCGTCGTGGTCATCGCCGCGGCCCTCGTCGGTCGCGTCGTCGGCGGGATCGCGGCCGCCACCGCGCCGCCTGTGCCCGAACCCGAGACGTCCAGCCGCTGAGGGGGGCCGACGCGTGACGGAACGAGCCTGCTTCCTGCTGCACCTGCGACCGGAGACGGTGCAGGAGTACCTCACGGTGCACTCCGAGGTGTGGCCGGAGATGCTGGACGCCCTGACCCGCACGGGGTGGCGGAACTACTCGCTGTTCCTGCGGGCCG
This portion of the Kineococcus rhizosphaerae genome encodes:
- a CDS encoding APC family permease, whose amino-acid sequence is MIHEPPGAPAVHTDAHGVQKSRLVKTLRRGDIVLFIVAAVISADSIAVLAAGGPEGLVWSAFIGVAFLVPSAFVFAETSSTYPEEGGPYQWVRRAFGKTWASVAVIMYWITNPIWLGGSLAFIAGSVWSEYVVTTSGAGDFVVKLVFVWVAILLAIVSLKRGKVLINIGAYAKLFVLLSLTVTALVHVAQHGTAGVDWSAATPTAAGFLAIVPVALFAFVGFEAPSAASEEMHDPQKDTPAAIARGAGITLLAYLAPVLAILLVTPADRTADAGVMQAIGQSYSVFGAASGPLLTITGLAFVYALMTQGSAWMIATDRMQAVAAGDGAFFTRALGEFSRRLGTPVRMNVLSGLVGTVFLVAATLLVHGTAASIFGVVLTQAVSTLLISYVVIVPAMIRLRLVDDVPRPYQVPGGRRGYTVLAVVVYAFILLGSIAAVVPGVLESLLGIDYDFLEEWGVSRTSFEVFTVGTLVVVIAAALVGRVVGGIAAATAPPVPEPETSSR